A portion of the Glycine max cultivar Williams 82 chromosome 10, Glycine_max_v4.0, whole genome shotgun sequence genome contains these proteins:
- the LOC100810720 gene encoding cellulose synthase-like protein G2 yields the protein MEETLSLSLIHVNNSLVFTNRLHIILHFTALCFLVYYRLCFFFQNPQTRRGTTLFPWLLVFASEIILSFIWILGQGFRWHPISRTVFPERLPQDDKLPLIDVFICTADPTKEPTLDVMNTLLSAMALDYPPEKLHVYVSDDGGSSVTLSAMREAWKFAKWWIPFCMRYRIECRCPKAYFSASENGGGDSDGSIEFLADKKMIKEKYEAFKEDIERVKEDHSGDTTGIKGQNHPPIIEVIQENSSSEIEQVKLPFLVYVSREKKPSHPHHFKAGALNVLYRVSAVISNAPYILVLDCDMFCNAPASARQALCFHLDPKISLSLAFVQFPQKYHNISKNDIYDSQHRSAYKVLWQGMDGLRGPVLSGTGFYMKRESLYGNYKIKATDLELRQYVGTSNGFIKSLKQHCTPDSDTVGHTLPEEETLLLASCNYEIGTEWGKEVGFLYGTVCEDVHTGFTLNCNGWNSVLCDPPQPQFLGNGTTNLNDLLIQGTRWYCGLLDIGLSRFCPLICGPLRMSLLQSLCYAQLTYFPLYCLPLWCLAIVPQLCLVDGIPLYPKVSDPFFFIFLFIPLSALTKHLVEVLSTGGTIRKWIIEQRIWMISSITSHLYGCLDALLKKFGLKEASFLPTNKVEDDEQTRLYQMDKFDFRTSNMFLVPMVALLIINISCFIGGIYRVLSVGDWDKMFIQLLLPAYIIVVNSPIIEGLVIRKDVGRIYPSTALVVTSNILATIITSTIYSLLRKV from the exons ATGGAGGAGACTCTTTCTCTCAGTCTCATCCACGTAAACAACTCATTGGTTTTCACCAATAGACTACACATCATCCTCCATTTCACTGCTCTATGTTTCTTGGTTTACTACaggctttgtttcttctttcagAATCCACAAACCAGACGAGGAACTACTTTGTTCCCTTGGCTTCTTGTTTTTGCCTCTGAAATCATTCTCTCCTTCATTTGGATTCTTGGTCAAGGTTTCCGCTGGCACCCCATTTCAAGAACTGTGTTTCCTGAAAGGTTACCACAGGATGACAAGCTCCCTCTCATTGATGTTTTCATATGCACTGCAGACCCAACTAAGGAACCAACTTTGGATGTTATGAACACTTTGCTATCAGCCATGGCGCTGGATTACCCGCCAGAGAAGCTGCATGTGTATGTTTCTGATGATGGAGGTTCATCTGTCACCTTGAGTGCCATGAGGGAGGCTTGGAAGTTTGCAAAGTGGTGGATTCCCTTCTGCATGAGATACAGAATAGAGTGTAGGTGCCCCAAGGCTTACTTTTCTGCTTCAGAGAATGGTGGTGGTGATTCTGATGGGAGCATTGAGTTTCTTGcagataaaaaaatgatcaag GAAAAATATGAGGCTTTCAAAGAAGACATAGAAAGAGTAAAAGAAGACCACTCTGGAGATACAACTGGCATAAAGGGTCAAAATCATCCACCTATTATAGAG GTGATACAAGAGAATAGCAGCAGTGAAATAGAGCAAGTGAAATTGCCTTTCCTTGTCTATGTTTCCCGTGAGAAAAAGCCTTCTCATCCCCACCATTTCAAAGCTGGGGCCCTCAATGTCCTT TACCGTGTCTCTGCTGTGATAAGCAATGCTCCATATATTCTAGTGCTGGATTGTGACATGTTCTGCAATGCCCCAGCTTCAGCACGCCAAGCATTGTGTTTCCACCTTGATCCCAAGATATCACTTTCACTTGCGTTTGTTCAATTTCCTCAGAAATATCACAATATAAGCAAGAATGACATATATGACAGTCAGCACAGATCAGCATATAAA GTTCTATGGCAAGGTATGGATGGGCTTAGGGGACCAGTATTATCTGGCACAGGCTTCTATATGAAAAGGGAATCACTGTATGggaattacaaaattaaag CCACTGACCTTGAACTCCGACAATATGTTGGCACATCCAATGGGTTcatcaaatccttaaaacaacACTGTACTCCGGATTCAGACACTGTTGGACATACATTGCCTGAAGAAGAGACTTTGCTTCTGGCTTcttgtaattatgaaattggcACTGAATGGGGCAAAGAG GTTGGATTCCTGTATGGTACAGTATGTGAAGATGTTCACACTGGATTCACATTGAATTGCAATGGTTGGAATTCAGTGTTATGCGATCCACCACAGCCACAGTTTCTAGGAAATGGTACCACCAATTTGAATGACTTACTAATTCAAGGCACCAGATGGTACTGTGGACTGCTTGATATTGGTTTAAGCAGGTTTTGTCCTCTTATATGTGGGCCTCTAAGGATGTCTCTACTTCAGAGTCTTTGTTATGCACAACTTACATATTTCCCTCTTTATTGCTTGCCCCTTTGGTGTTTAGCCATTGTCCCTCAGCTTTGTCTAGTAGATGGAATTCCCTTGTACCCCAAG GTCTCAGAcccatttttcttcatttttctgttTATCCCTCTATCAGCTCTCACCAAGCACTTAGTAGAAGTCCTCTCAACTGGAGGAACAATCAGAAAATGGATAATTGAGCAAAGGATATGGATGATCTCATCCATCACATCCCATCTATATGGATGTTTGGATGCTCTACTGAAGAAATTTGGTTTAAAAGAGGCTAGTTTCTTGCCAACCAATAAAGTGGAGGATGATGAACAGACTAGGCTTTACCAAATGGACAAATTTGACTTCAGAACATCAAACATGTTCCTTGTGCCAATGGTTGCACTCCTCATCATCAACATATCTTGCTTCATAGGGGGAATCTACAGAGTGTTATCTGTGGGAGATTGGGACAAGATGTTCATACAGCTTTTACTTCCAGCTTATATCATTGTTGTTAACTCTCCAATCATTGAAGGTTTGGTGATAAGGAAAGATGTTGGACGCATTTATCCTTCAACTGCTCTAGTTGTAACATCAAATATCTTGGCCACAATTATCACTTCTACAATCTATTCTCTACTAAGGAAAGTGTAA